The segment GATATTCAACTCATAAACCATTTTGAATAATATTGTAACGGTTATGATCAGTTTTCTTGTCGTTGTGTTTGGTTTTCCATGTCTGTCCTAGTTAGTTTCCGTGGTTAATTAGTTCTACACCTGTTCTGTTTTACCTTGATTAttctgtgtatttaaaccctTAGTTCGGTCTGTTCATTGTTCTGTGTCATTTGTGTTTAACTTTGTATTATATCTTCTGAGATTTCCTATTCCAGTTGGATTTATTGATTTGTTGTTTCCTAAGCTGTGGGATCATTGCATTTTACTTTCAGGCCTTCTAATCTATTGACAACTTAAGTTGTCATGTTGTATAGATTCTCATTTTCAACATAATCACTATTTAAAAACTTATGATACAAACTTtgtaatttcagttttactgaaCTTAAACTGTAAAAAACGTTATTGATAATTCACTTCTTTGCAACATTTCTGCTGTAACATCACTTCTGTCTAGATTTTGGTTCTTGtttcatattttcaattcatgTTTATCTTCTTATTCTTTTGAATTTAATATGGTTTTGGTGCATTTCCGCCACTACTGGAGGGTGGAGTTTTGATGTAGAGgggaaaaaactaaattttttaaaaaatattgtgcaCACAAGTAGCCTAATATTTACTTTAGTAAATAGTAAGTAGCCTAATATTTAcggatagggtggatagtatgcacattgggatgcagggttTGTCTTCACAGAATGGGCAGGAATCAAGAAGAATGGACAAGAATCAAGGAACTGAAATGAAATAATAGACTACCAGACGATTTCTCTTGTTATTTAGTGCCCCCTGCTGTTTGCAATTGAGCAAAGAAGAAATGTAGAAATGGTGTTATCCCAGTAAAGTGACTTCATCAATTTTAATTCTCAGGATGGTTAACGGACGGACGTGcacatggcaaaaaaaaaaaaaaaaaatcatataatattcatataatagttattaatattatataatagttatataatattcataaaataatcATATAATAGCATTCAGTTAAAAAGAAAATGACCTTTTGCATGCCACTGGCTAAGTTACGAAAGAGAAGAAAGGTGGGATCTGGTAGATTCAGGTTCAAGGTGTTTGTTTTGGAAGTGAGGAGTGTCAGCACTTGTCCAGCTTCAGTTTGTCTGATTGTTCAGCTCAGAGAATATTCCTGTGCTGGAGAGTTTAGAGCAAGACACACTTGGAGAACAACAGATTTGAGATGATTCAACATCTCTACAGCAGGTGAGCTTTCCTTTATGGATTTTATTGATTATTACATTACAgaaatgtgttatataaaaaccctgaacttttttttttattttagattaaaatTGTTTAGCAAAAGAAGCGTACAAGTTGAACATATAGTTTTTGTAGCCGGAATGTTTTTTTAGGTATAGGCCCTACTCGAAATAACGTGCATTTGGCTTTTTGActttgtgtgtaaacaattaattattttaattctaattaataatttattttatgtataatctCATGTTCTTGATCAAACACTGCATTTTTTTCAGCAAAATAGCAACACTTATGAAACAAAATAATTCATGAAACAGCAAAAATTTGACTGTTAATGTTTACCCAACTTCTTTGAAAAATACTCTATAGAGAACAGTTCAGTTAAAATTCATTCTTATCTGAATGTGTCTACTGTGTTCACATGCTAtagcaaaaaatataataatattggaATTTTAGTCCAGAGGGTGGAGAGattattcaaataatttaaaatgatcctagtttaaaacatgaaaaaccaCAGCTAAACATAGGAGTTTTGCTTTAGTAAAGGTTTTGAGGCAAAACTCCTGTTTGGCAGTGGTTTTTGTGACAAGGGGTCCTGTGTGACACTCTTCCCCATTTTTCAAGATTTAGCctaaaattgatttattttaatatataatatatgcatttttcaattttttttttttttaaaaaggcatctgaaataataaactaagtgcaatgtagtgttaCTCAaatatacagatttttttttgatacatatcaatactgaaatatctgaaacgcttccaatacatattttccacagaatagatacacaataccagctgcactttctctctctctctcatctctccaatAGCGATTTTActcataattttactcattccctcAGATTTTGTTCTCACGTTCAAAGTGCAGCACATAAAcagcctctcagtactaaattgagttattttttgctgcttaaaccgtgaaatacacacaaaataatgtcaaaatgccattcttggtgagtattcacgtaaacacagtcagttgtgtttaagtgaatgtaaacagttgagaaagaaaatgcatgtgtaacagtataatggatctgtgcgtcatgtcttaaagtgacagcagcctaataaacctgctgccaaattattagataatattaaaaatatctatatggtaGTTTTCCCCATCAtatcgatgtcaaaattgtggtcagtgctgagtggctagtaactttggaaaaccactagccacagtgaaAAAGTTAAGCATAAATAGTGTGATTAATAAGAGACTAGAATGACGAGCTGCATtctagtaaaaataaataatgattgtAATTGATGAAAACAGGAAAGACATAGTGAGCTACACTGACCCTTTTTCCACACTTGATTCATTGATCTCCATGTTCTTCGTTGCTGAGGGTGGAGTGAGCATCCCATTTTTTGAGTGATGATTTTTCATTCAGAGGAACCTGTCTAGCGGGATTAACTACAGCATTTGAAAGAAGGATCTGCATCCGTGGACTAGAAAGTGTTGTTTGTCAAGTACTTATAGTCTTTTATGTATATAGCAAATAACATTAGTAACTATCTCAGTGGTGTTCTGTAGTAACCCCAGAAGCCATACTCCTAATGCCCCTGTATTTGACATTCATTCACTTGACTGCTAACTTCAACAGAGCTTAAGCCTTATAGTCCTGTAAAATCATTTAGGGTTAAATAACAAAGAGTTTACTTTCATTTAGCAGATGGTTATATACACAGTGACTTATAGTACGCTGTGTGTTTGCAATACAGCTGCATACATTGTTATGCCGTCAGTTGCTACAGCACAAGTAAACTAAATACACATGAAGGGTTGATTTCAGGATGATGATATTGACTTTGCAGGGCTGGCTAGCATGTGTTTCAGGTCAGCCATCAATAAACAGGCTAACATGAACAAGCACTCCTTTGCTTTTGTAACTAATCAGAGTTTACCATTCTTACACACTAaaaaacgctgggttaaaaacaacccaaattgtGTTGAaaacgattgggttgttttaacaaatttttgcccaacatattttgggttcattttaagccagacatacagtaaatataaacaatagttgggttaaataaagctgtccagcacgttgggcaaacatttaacccaaccactgggtctgtccattttcaacccaacacTCTAAAatacactgggttaaaaacaacccaatttgggttgttttcaacccaagggctgggtaaatataagacagaacacatgttgggttaatttgacccaaattgggttgtttatttAACCCAGTATAATGGCTTGATTCATTTTTACTATAATACtagcttatttttattattttttacttcatacatgaattaatgattaacttaaatcctctcaactttttaaaaatactccACACAACCCCTGATTTGCATGATAATTCctttattttcaattatattttacagtatagcatacatacactctaaaaaatgctgtgttaaaaacaacccaagttgggttgaaaatggacaaacccagcaattgggttgttttaacccagcggtagggttaaatgtttgcccaacctgctgggtagttttatttaactcaactattgtttaaaaattactgtattgcttaattaaaattaacccaaagtatgttggaaatgaacatttattaatgttcaatgatagttattattaaacaataaacatttattaaattgcttattaataaatttatattaataaactattaaatttatattaatacaatattaaagcttattaataaacattcaccttttgtctattattgctgcctctaattgcatctggtttttaatttcccaactattttgggttcattttaagctagccatatagcaatttttaaacgatagctggtttaaataaaactacccagcaggttgggcaaacatttaacccaaccgctgggttaaaacaacccaattgctgggttaaaacaacccaattgctgggtttgtccattttcaacccaacttgggttgtttttaacccagcattttttagagtgtattttaTATCGTTTTTTATTACATATTGCCTACATTTAAGCTCATTTAACAAACATTAGAggtataaattaaacatttagagGTAATTCAAGTATAATTGACTCTGTTGTCTCGTAATGGCGCTGGATCTCGTGCCGGAGCTTGTATaatcttgggttattttttctaCCCAATTTCTGGGTCATTTTCGCAGTGTTTGGGTAgtgtttgtgttacccagctcctgtgTCAAATgaaacaacccagtgtttgggtagtttttgtgctTTGTGAACTTCAaacacaaaactacccaaacactgggttgaaCTTAAACCAATCATCCAACctacaatattaaatatttagaaaGTTTGAAATGTCTTATTTGTCTTCACAGAGTCATCAATCATCAGGAATCCCCAAAAAGATGCAATGCAAAACATGCATCAGACTTTTAAAGGACAAAGATAATCTCATCTTTCCTGTCGTCTTCAGCTCATGATGAACGAGTCCACATTCGCTCTGAATCTCTCCGGTTTAATCAACGGGACAGATGCGCCGGTCTCTGGCCCCGTCACCTGGAGGACAGCCATGATCACTCTCATAACCGTTCCACTCTCCATCATCACCATCATAGGCAATGTCCTGGTCATGATCTCCTTTCGGGTCAACCCACTCCTGAGGACAGTGAGCAACTACTTCCTCTTAAGCTTGGCCGTGGCTGACGTCATTTTGGGCGCCATCTCGATGAACCTCTACACTACCTACATCCTGATTGGCCAGTGGACTTTAGGAAACCTAGCCTGTGATGTGTGGTTGGCTGTGGACTATGTGGCAAGCAATGCCTCTGTTATGAACCTGCTGGCCATTAGTGTCGACCGCTACCTCTCTGTCACGCGACCTCTGACCTATCGAGCAACTAGAACACCCAGGCGAGCCGCGGTGCTGATTACTCTAGCGTGGACCGTCTCGTTTGTGCTTTGGGCTCCAGCCATTTTGTTCTGGCAGTATATAGTAGGTGAACGGACCGTTCCAGAATGCCAGTGCTCAGTCCAGTTCCTGTCTCAGCCTGTGATCACATTTGGAACAGCCATCGCTGCATTTTACCTGCCAGTCAGTGTTATGGTTGCGTTATACTGGCGGGTGTATCGCGAGACGGAGAAACGCTCTCAGCAGCTAGCTGGACTGATGGCATCACAGGGAGGACGCACTGGAAACGCATCTCAGGTGGGGTTTACATTAAAGGGATTgtccattattttaaattttagtggGTATaaagccccgcacatgacatgcgaaaataaaaacagatatattattttagttatCTCATGCCtatactataagaaatgctgggttgttacaacccaaatttgggtcaaatgTAACGGACGTAGGctggtaagagctgtgcgtgtaaatCTCACTCCCCTAAATTCAAGAGGCGCTCAAGCGACTGACACTAGAGACTGTAGTCTTTatcctccttgttagagcgcccaCCTCCCATGCAGACGGGCCCGGGTTCGAGTCATGCTTTAAGCGGGCGGTGCGAACTGGAGGGGCTAcacaaatatggacaaacccaacagcTGGCTATTTGACCCAAGTTAGGGTTGAAATAATccagtttattttttagagtgaatggtgtaatatttgattaaaaaaaaaaaagggaatgaTTTATTACAACATGGCCATGATTTACTTaaaatgagggaacaaattaataagTTGTGGGAATggaattcattaattcattaaaaaaaacatttgtgtataaaataaaacttttgctTATTTGCTAATGCATTTTGCTTAAAGAGAAAGATAacaaatttcacatttttatttctgaTAAATGTGTAATTTGAGCACATTAGCATACAGTCCACCTTGAAGCTAACAAACATGGACTAGAAGTCACAAAATGGCCATTATAGAAAGACggtattattatgaatgggagaaagtgcaacgcgcaatatggcagaataagggctcgttcacacagaacacgtcTTTGTATCTAAAAATGCAAGACGCAGCACTCAGGaatggtttttaaaaaagcGCAGCACAGAACACTAGGGTCTCAAGACCAGGGTTGCCAGTTTttccacaacaaaacccgcccaattgcttctcaaaactagcccaatggcATTTCAGGGGGTCCCACGGTAAAAATCGCATTCCGGGGGATAAAATCcacgtttttgttttttccctgtTGAAAAAGCAGCATATATGCTGGTatggttttgaagctggtatgctggtttgagctggtttatgctggtcctaaaatggtcctatgctggtttgagctggaccagcttaggaccagcataggaccagcttaggaccagcttaggaccagcttaggaccagcatggaccagcatggaccagcatggaccagcattggaccagcttaggaccagcaTGAACCAGCATtggaccagcttaggaccagcaTGAACCAGCATAGGATCATCTTAGGACCAGCATgaaccagcataggaccagcttaggaccagcttaggaccagtttaggaccagtttaggaccagcatggaccagcatggaccagcatggaccagcatggaccagcataggaccatctTAGGACCAGCATgaaccagcataggaccagcattgGACCAttttaggaccagcatggaccagcacgGAGTAGCATTGGACCAGCATAAGACCAgtataaaccagctcaaaccagcataccagcttcaaaaccttaccagcatatgctggtttttttCAACGGGgggctcccctggtaaaatttgcattccagggaCTAAATATCACATTATTTTGGGTCCATTCAACCCATGGACATGAAAAataacccgcggcaacagtgtaaaagtagccaaATTCCGCAGGAAAACCGTgaacttggcaacactgctcaAGACACACTTTCGAGATGTGATGCAAAAGCTTGCAATGCTTGCCCCACCtccgagttcttctgattggtccactgttttggaactgacattgagccacgctgcgtgtaaaagtttaatttttttttaacttgacacggcagcttaaaaacgcggcgctcatgtgCGAGGCACTGCAAAAGATGGTCATGCACGTTGGACTAGCGCGTGtttgcatagaaaaacaaaacaaagtagcgcattgaaatagaaaaacgtgttctgtgtgaacagcccctaagtcccgccttctaaataagagccaatcgctgattggtaaagtcatcgcatcactgTAGCGGCCATTAGAAGCTCCGCACTTAGGACTGTGCATGCGCATttgcttgatccagcctgaaaaatgtcgttctttgtcatgattcgagcgtttagaaacaaaatttatgagacatttgttgtcagatttcattggtgatttcaaatatgaaatttaatcgaaagcttgacaatcagctttggagaatttgacgtttccccattcaaagagataggagctccACTTTCATGCCTGAGAGgagtttcaaagatggccgcagagtgaaatgacttgcctCAAGGGACTTTGAAACGACTCATTTGGATTTAATGTggtgtttaaataaacttttgttaAAATCGTACCAATTGAAGTGAGCTAACAAATGAAATTCATATGGATGAAAGAGCAAAGATGTtaaattttttgtcataatttatgtCTCCCAGAGATCTTGTCACAGCAATTCTCGCAGTGTTGAAGATGTCAGACCACAAACAGACCAGAAGCAGCACAGGAAGGAACAAAGGACCATCTGTCCCACCATCACCCAACGAACAGCAGCGTGGTGGAAGAAACGAAGGGAGAGGGATGAGATGACCAACTCATACACAACATACAGCCATCCACAGATGGACACGGACAACATTTCTCCAAGAACAGAcgacaataaaaaatacattccTCTTGTTCGAGTGGATAAGACCGCGGGCAATAACCAATCCATGCGGAGCTGTCAGTCAGGAAGTCAGAATTCGCTTAATATGAGTCCTGTAACCACAAGTGCTGCTCAACCTTCTACTCTATCACTGACCACAGGCCAACAGGGCCGGAAAGCCCGGACCTCGTGTCTGATCAGGGAGAAGAAAGCGGCCCGGACCCTCAGTGCCATTCTCCTGGCTTTCATTGTAACATGGACACCCTATAACATCATGGTCCTAGTGTCCACTTTCTGTGACGACTGCGTTCCCGAGGGGCTGTGGCAGCTGGGATACTGGCTTTGCTACGTCAACAGCACAGTCAACCCTGTCTGCTACGCGCTCTGTAACAAGCACTTCCGGGTCACGTTCAAAGCACTGCTGCTCTGTAAATGGAAGGAGCATAAGAAGGGGATCAGGTGGACCCCAACAGGAAACGGCTGATTACATCACGGCATTCATTAAACGTTGGATTTTTCTATTCATGACATCAGTGGATCAGCACTGGTTGACCAGTCATGAGTTCAGGGACAAACACTGATCTTTATTAGGATGCCAGAGAGCATGTGGGCTTGAAAAGATCCTAGAGATCAAGGTTGTGCAGCAAATATATGAAGTTCGGTTTGTGTAATCACGTCTTGGCAGGGCATGTAGCAGTTTTCAGGTTTGAATGGCCTAACCTTGACGTATTGAAAATACAAATGTAGCATTTGGGTATGTGTTTATCAAGTAAACAGATTTATACTAGAGCAGTAGAAATTAAATTAGCAGTGAGAGTAGTGTGACATGCAAAACTTTTTTCTAATTCTGtgaaaaaattattattcattatgacCAGTGTTGCGGGTAACggaagttatgtaatcagattaccttTATTAAGCAATTAGtacagtaatgcattacttttaaaggtgacctattatgccccttttcacaagatttaATATATGTCTCaagtgtccccagaatgtgactgtgaagtttcagatttattataccatgttttaactgccaattttgggtgggagaaaaaaaatttgctgatttggtgtgtgtacctttaaatgcaaatgaggtCATGCTCCGCCCTCAAGCTCACGTTCCAAATACACTGAGGCATAAACAATACAGGGGAAGctcacacagcaaatataactcTCGAAATGAATCATTACAAACTGTTcgtgatgcagcatatcagatcacgtAGGTATGGGAtatattttgtggatgtttgctaacattCAATTCTGAATGGTTTTGATAGCATGTTGCACGGCTAACGCGGCTAAagctacacactgttggagagactcaataagaatgaagatgcatttatgaattatacagactgtaagCGTTTTCAGGTTAAAAATTAAAGTAACGACATGGCTCTTgcctccgtgaatacagtaagaaacaatgataactttagccacatttaacagtagatTAGCAACGTgttaacaaaacacattcagaaaGACAATTTGCAAACATCACGAAATATATACGAAATTGGATCATGAACAGTTGGTattgttcaatcttttgacaaTCAACTTCTGTGCAAATGCAAACCTagattaaatatgttaaattgcACACAATCTCACTTTACTAACcattgtctttgctgctgactttCGATGATCCAATTCAGCCATAccaagcaaaaatgactttggataaacatcacatttgtgttccTTTTTTGCTGAAATAAGTGTTAACTTTCTTCTTCTGtgatccagaatggcagcacagctgaaaggtttgtttgagctgcgccctctactgtacaggcgtgaatttgcatttccttttcatttttggtgtgaaagggccttttcaTTTGCCAAAAGTAATGCAACTCATTACTTTCCATggaaagtaactaagtaatgcaattagttacctTTTTTatggagtaacacaatattgtaatggaTTACTTTTGAAAGTatctttccccaacactggtcatgACATTATATAAGTTGTTAAAATttttaagctaaaaaaaaaaaaatatttaaaaaatatatattctctTATCTCATGCATGTGGATGTTTCACTGGGTCTTTGTGGATCTCAGAGGTGTAGTACTTTATATACACTGATACATTGCAGTACACAGTCTTTATTTACTGTGCTGGTAGTggtcataaaaaataattaagattatttctCTGTTACATGTATGTTTATTATGGAAAGGCcaatatgaaaaatgtaaataaaaaagagaaaaatacagcatttacATTCAATACCAAATACAAACTGACATGATTTaccaaaaaacaaatacaaaaacgaTACAGTACTCACGATAATTCAATATGGTTAGTCAACGATAATAGATATTGGTTATATCACATACAAAATTCTACTATGAAAGATAACCCGCCTTATGAGAGTGTTTTTGTGGGATTAAAATGGATTAATAAGTGAATCCAGAAAATGTAGCAAAAACATGATGatatataatgaaattaaaatgcaGCACCATCTTCTGGTTTTTGAATCTGAACCTTGGCACAATTACTTCCTGAAAGAACAACTTACAAGAAATAATTATATACACAACAAAGATAAACAGATACATTTCTTATacaaatgaatatttaaatacataacaTCCTTAAAGGATTAAGCCATATGATCTCTCTATGTAAACAAATGTATCTTGAGTgagcattaaagaaaaaaaatatatatttggcAATGCATAAACGGGTGTTTAATCATCTGAACCATTGGCCCTAACATGAAGGAATGTGGAAATACTGCACATAATGCATGAAGTGTATATAATCCATTTCAAACGTGTCCTCGGTGCACTCTTTAATTTCAAACACTGCTCATGATGTGTAACAGTCATAGcaaaataaaaaccaaaaacaaTGGTGACGTTAGGGGCAATGATTTCTCTTCCTGCTTCTCCATTATTCAGGAAAGTCTCACAACAGTttaaatgcgtttctgcgtggaCATCAGGGTTGCACGTTCTTCAAGGTAGACTGTTGTCACGGTTACTCCGTCACTCCATTGCGGCGTTCTGGCTCTGATAAATCGAGGCCTTGTCCTTCAGAAGAGCCAGACACAGATGGCAACTC is part of the Megalobrama amblycephala isolate DHTTF-2021 linkage group LG23, ASM1881202v1, whole genome shotgun sequence genome and harbors:
- the chrm1a gene encoding muscarinic acetylcholine receptor M1; the encoded protein is MMNESTFALNLSGLINGTDAPVSGPVTWRTAMITLITVPLSIITIIGNVLVMISFRVNPLLRTVSNYFLLSLAVADVILGAISMNLYTTYILIGQWTLGNLACDVWLAVDYVASNASVMNLLAISVDRYLSVTRPLTYRATRTPRRAAVLITLAWTVSFVLWAPAILFWQYIVGERTVPECQCSVQFLSQPVITFGTAIAAFYLPVSVMVALYWRVYRETEKRSQQLAGLMASQGGRTGNASQRSCHSNSRSVEDVRPQTDQKQHRKEQRTICPTITQRTAAWWKKRRERDEMTNSYTTYSHPQMDTDNISPRTDDNKKYIPLVRVDKTAGNNQSMRSCQSGSQNSLNMSPVTTSAAQPSTLSLTTGQQGRKARTSCLIREKKAARTLSAILLAFIVTWTPYNIMVLVSTFCDDCVPEGLWQLGYWLCYVNSTVNPVCYALCNKHFRVTFKALLLCKWKEHKKGIRWTPTGNG